The following are encoded in a window of Candidatus Nitrosotalea sinensis genomic DNA:
- a CDS encoding cobalamin B12-binding domain-containing protein produces MVYIRSKKIKGIEYAYLVHSVWDEKLNTSRQKTIKYLGKVSHISIDSIPKEFQDIPNVRTFLVNHNIENKINVQKEHTKIRKIFFNLLIDGNLEGAIDVYDTYSKSLHLSNFYDYILKIVMYEIGDLWKNKKLEIAQEHVASNTANSFVKTLTERTSASQQGCKIVICTPEGEWHNLGCNVLQSVLQNKGFKVFNISPSLPHDSVVNYILDVKPDAVFISVTLAENLSSCKRLIHKIESKSSVPIAVGGLAVKEMKDQKLDAIVSTDDLDSVSSLVKTMMKNQKKPKPYNKKS; encoded by the coding sequence TTGGTCTATATTCGAAGTAAAAAAATAAAAGGTATCGAATATGCGTATCTAGTTCATAGTGTCTGGGATGAAAAATTAAACACATCAAGACAAAAGACGATAAAATATCTTGGTAAAGTTTCTCATATCTCCATTGACAGCATCCCAAAAGAGTTTCAAGACATTCCTAATGTCAGGACTTTTCTTGTGAATCATAATATAGAGAATAAAATTAATGTACAAAAAGAACATACAAAGATACGAAAAATATTTTTCAATCTTCTAATTGATGGAAACCTTGAAGGAGCGATTGATGTCTATGATACATATTCAAAGTCTTTACACTTATCAAACTTCTATGACTATATTTTAAAAATTGTAATGTATGAGATTGGTGATCTCTGGAAAAACAAAAAGCTTGAGATTGCTCAAGAACATGTAGCAAGCAATACAGCGAATTCATTTGTAAAAACATTAACAGAAAGAACGTCTGCCTCACAACAGGGATGCAAGATAGTAATATGTACTCCTGAAGGAGAATGGCACAATCTTGGATGCAATGTACTGCAATCCGTATTGCAGAATAAAGGTTTCAAAGTCTTTAATATTTCTCCTTCTTTACCTCATGATTCTGTTGTAAATTATATTCTAGATGTTAAACCTGATGCTGTCTTTATTTCTGTGACTCTTGCTGAAAACCTGTCTTCCTGTAAACGCCTCATACATAAGATCGAATCAAAATCTTCTGTACCTATAGCTGTGGGTGGACTGGCTGTGAAAGAAATGAAGGACCAGAAACTTGATGCCATTGTATCTACTGATGATCTTGATAGTGTTTCTTCATTGGTGAAAACCATGATGAAAAATCAGAAAAAACCTAAACCCTATAATAAAAAAAGTTGA
- a CDS encoding pyrimidine dimer DNA glycosylase/endonuclease V — MRIWDIPPKNLCQLHLLGEHRELHAIWTILTQNKMGYTHHPETLRWKNKLHALYNRHSLLVSEMKRRGYHHKSDLDKRLAIGSTKQTKFINSLEEQVEILKNKKCKCNV, encoded by the coding sequence TTGAGAATCTGGGATATTCCGCCAAAAAACTTGTGTCAATTACATCTTTTGGGAGAACATAGGGAATTACATGCAATTTGGACTATATTGACACAAAATAAGATGGGCTATACTCATCATCCAGAAACATTGCGCTGGAAAAACAAGTTACACGCACTGTATAATAGACATAGTTTACTAGTATCTGAAATGAAACGTCGCGGATATCACCACAAAAGTGATTTGGATAAAAGACTGGCCATAGGTTCTACAAAACAAACCAAATTTATCAATTCTCTCGAAGAACAGGTAGAAATCTTAAAAAATAAAAAATGTAAATGTAATGTCTAA
- a CDS encoding cupredoxin domain-containing protein: protein MRLAIVLLIAVSILAVNTAFADSPQTGIKGSGFALINGDSPKMYTSSVKIFLHNQTVDSGYVMINSENSIIIAKIASNGWQFAYNGDGSFHATGPVTSRQNISYSLVLDGSRVISSGAGSLWKISAEMTGNGQNYLLEYLANSKDYLNAGTSSSSLTASITIPNGNSAQSSVGFFVPLNLEILRGTTVTWQNQDNIGHTIQSINDKGIIIPMFNSPVLKTGDTFVYKFTKPGVYHYYCSIHPWRIGVVTVS, encoded by the coding sequence ATGAGATTAGCCATAGTACTTTTGATTGCAGTATCAATATTAGCAGTTAATACAGCATTTGCAGATTCACCACAGACTGGAATAAAGGGATCAGGATTTGCTTTGATAAATGGTGACTCGCCTAAAATGTATACATCAAGTGTCAAGATTTTCTTGCACAATCAAACAGTTGATAGTGGTTATGTTATGATTAACTCAGAGAATTCCATAATAATTGCAAAGATTGCATCAAATGGATGGCAGTTTGCATATAATGGAGATGGTTCATTTCATGCTACCGGGCCAGTCACATCTAGACAAAATATATCATATTCTCTAGTTCTAGATGGAAGTAGAGTCATTTCATCAGGAGCAGGTTCATTATGGAAGATAAGTGCAGAGATGACAGGAAATGGTCAGAATTACCTATTAGAGTATCTAGCAAATAGCAAAGACTATCTTAATGCAGGAACATCAAGTTCATCACTTACAGCAAGTATAACAATTCCAAATGGAAACTCTGCACAGTCCAGTGTGGGATTCTTCGTACCACTTAATCTAGAGATTTTGAGAGGTACCACAGTTACATGGCAAAACCAAGACAACATAGGCCATACAATCCAAAGCATAAATGACAAGGGAATCATCATCCCAATGTTTAACAGTCCAGTTCTAAAAACAGGTGATACCTTTGTCTACAAGTTTACCAAACCAGGAGTATACCACTACTATTGCTCTATCCATCCTTGGAGAATTGGCGTAGTAACAGTGTCATAA
- a CDS encoding NRAMP family divalent metal transporter — protein MFDRLNSFFKSLGPGLITGASDDDPSGIATYSQAGAQFGFGMLWLALFQLPLMITIQEMCARIGLVTGGGLANIMKHRYSKSTVYPIIGLLLIANTINIGADIGAMSASITLVLPQIPIVAITILFSAFIVCMEIFISYRKYVTMLKYLTLSLLAYVVTAFIVGGNWKDIVVSSIVPHFEFTSEFVMLFVAIFGTTISPYLFFWQTSQEAEEDVAKNKISEIGKGMPKILKKEIKTMRKDVAIGMGLSQVIMWFIILTTAGTLHVHGLTDIATADDAAKSLEPLVKTFPHAGEIAKTIFALGIIGTGLLAIPVLAGSSAYALSEEFGWKEGLGKKFKQAKGFYLIIIASTVVGLWINFTDVDPIKALIYAAVINGIIAVPLLVFIMKIGSDRKILDGITNGKMSNSMGWITVGIMGFSVIVMFMTWAKLII, from the coding sequence TTGTTTGATAGACTGAATTCCTTTTTCAAAAGCTTGGGACCGGGATTAATCACTGGAGCATCTGATGACGATCCGTCTGGAATAGCGACTTATTCACAAGCAGGGGCACAATTTGGATTTGGAATGTTATGGTTGGCATTGTTCCAGTTACCTTTAATGATTACAATTCAAGAAATGTGTGCGCGAATTGGACTTGTTACTGGTGGTGGTCTTGCAAATATTATGAAACATAGGTATTCAAAAAGTACTGTTTATCCCATAATAGGTCTGCTTCTTATTGCAAATACAATAAACATTGGAGCAGATATTGGTGCCATGTCTGCATCAATAACTCTAGTCTTACCGCAAATTCCAATAGTGGCAATCACAATACTATTTTCTGCATTTATAGTATGTATGGAAATTTTCATTTCTTATAGAAAATATGTTACTATGCTCAAGTATCTTACTCTAAGTCTGCTTGCGTATGTTGTTACGGCATTTATTGTAGGAGGGAATTGGAAAGATATTGTTGTATCAAGTATCGTACCGCATTTTGAATTTACTTCTGAATTTGTAATGTTGTTTGTTGCAATCTTTGGTACTACTATATCCCCATACTTGTTTTTCTGGCAAACTTCTCAAGAAGCTGAAGAAGATGTTGCAAAAAATAAGATATCTGAAATTGGGAAAGGTATGCCAAAAATTCTAAAAAAAGAAATCAAAACCATGCGAAAAGATGTAGCAATAGGGATGGGATTGTCACAGGTGATAATGTGGTTTATCATTCTAACTACTGCTGGAACTTTACATGTACATGGTCTTACTGATATTGCTACTGCTGATGACGCAGCTAAATCACTAGAACCTCTTGTAAAAACATTCCCTCATGCTGGAGAGATTGCAAAAACCATATTCGCTTTAGGCATAATTGGCACTGGGTTACTTGCAATACCTGTTCTAGCGGGTTCATCTGCATATGCCTTGTCAGAAGAATTTGGATGGAAAGAGGGACTAGGCAAGAAATTCAAACAGGCAAAAGGATTCTACTTGATCATTATAGCATCCACCGTTGTAGGTTTGTGGATAAACTTTACAGATGTTGATCCAATTAAAGCTCTGATATATGCAGCTGTGATAAATGGAATAATTGCAGTTCCACTCCTTGTATTTATCATGAAGATAGGCAGTGACAGAAAAATACTAGATGGTATTACTAATGGAAAAATGTCAAATTCTATGGGCTGGATTACTGTTGGGATAATGGGATTCTCAGTAATAGTCATGTTTATGACTTGGGCAAAATTGATTATCTGA
- a CDS encoding LPXTG cell wall anchor domain-containing protein, producing the protein MAFDIDQTMLVYLGMITAGIFIFPISSDPPYYLVIGIALIVIGGFLVYRKSRKTQ; encoded by the coding sequence ATGGCATTTGATATAGATCAGACAATGCTTGTGTATCTCGGCATGATTACAGCAGGAATCTTCATTTTTCCAATATCGTCTGATCCTCCGTATTATCTTGTGATAGGTATAGCATTGATTGTAATAGGTGGTTTCTTGGTCTATAGAAAATCAAGAAAAACTCAGTGA
- a CDS encoding FxLYD domain-containing protein, producing the protein MLTTNFAWADLPPSTSLGVTVLQTIYSHKVSDGTTQVFGEVQNNLSSPVNAVTIGVTFMDDNSNQIEYKTGTTLLQVIPAGGKSPFMISSTSPNPSITQVQVKIAGFQSSPDKQQVLQISPGTLQVSDKLSISGTLTNNGAQKSANTKLYLISYDAFQRVVAVGISDPITVGPGANSAFSMTSDSNTRAKSYVILAESDSYQSKLIPVTAAQVISPVIVGNTVITDSNGTSYSAIPLNASMKISSGIQYLLNSTQPFVFYVQIKQFDGRSEFIGKSTGVFLGSQNQTISVDWKPQNAGSYFIETYVWNPDAVPLSSSSSLSLNPIVVK; encoded by the coding sequence TTGCTTACAACAAATTTTGCTTGGGCTGATCTTCCGCCATCTACAAGCCTGGGCGTTACAGTTCTTCAAACAATCTATTCACACAAGGTAAGTGACGGTACCACGCAGGTCTTCGGCGAGGTACAAAACAATCTAAGCTCACCTGTCAATGCTGTTACAATTGGGGTAACATTCATGGATGATAACTCTAATCAAATTGAATACAAGACTGGCACCACACTTCTTCAGGTAATTCCAGCTGGAGGAAAATCACCATTTATGATATCCTCTACAAGTCCTAATCCTTCCATTACTCAAGTACAGGTAAAGATTGCAGGATTCCAATCTTCTCCTGATAAGCAACAAGTGTTACAAATCTCTCCTGGAACTTTGCAAGTATCTGACAAACTTTCTATCTCTGGTACTCTTACAAACAATGGGGCACAAAAGTCTGCTAATACTAAACTCTATTTGATTTCATACGATGCGTTTCAGAGAGTAGTTGCTGTTGGAATATCTGATCCAATTACTGTCGGCCCTGGAGCCAATTCTGCATTTAGTATGACATCTGATTCTAACACACGAGCAAAATCATATGTAATACTTGCCGAATCTGATTCTTATCAATCAAAATTAATTCCTGTAACTGCCGCCCAAGTAATTTCACCTGTAATTGTAGGTAACACTGTAATAACTGACTCTAATGGCACTTCATATTCTGCAATACCATTGAATGCATCAATGAAGATATCCAGTGGAATTCAATATTTGCTTAACTCCACACAACCATTTGTCTTTTATGTTCAAATAAAACAATTTGACGGTAGATCTGAATTCATAGGAAAATCTACAGGAGTATTTCTTGGTTCACAAAATCAAACAATATCAGTAGATTGGAAACCCCAGAATGCAGGTTCTTATTTTATTGAAACATATGTGTGGAATCCTGATGCTGTCCCTCTGTCTTCCTCATCTTCATTATCCCTTAATCCTATAGTTGTTAAATGA